From Pyrenophora tritici-repentis strain M4 chromosome 1, whole genome shotgun sequence, the proteins below share one genomic window:
- a CDS encoding SPS1, Serine-threonine protein kinase, with protein MGQGFSLTTLSAGSANIDVPELADLQYEKSLGAARFMKAVRARHKDGLVVARVVMKPYAQFDFQNHVKRLLHERKVLADVPNAVAYHRVIETAACGYLVRQYIHSSLYDRLSTRPFLEEIEKKWLSFQLLCAVRDCHARNIFHGDIKTENVLVTSWNWLYLADFSSSYKPAHLPEDNPADFSFYFDLSGRRTCYLAPERFLAAGQQPEGEGDVNWAMDIFSVGCVIAELFLEAPIFSLSQLFKYRQGEYNPEHSHLSKIQDPNIRELILHMIQVDPNSRMTAEDYLTHWKGKVFPTYFYGFLQQYMYSITDPSSGRKPVTTGSEHLGEPDERIDQIYSDYDKISHLLSSEDGKELIRPDFSPPKPNAKLFPLFVNIPNYQHQASPAKSLAIDDGNLVFLTIVVSCLRGTARASARIRGLELLLAFSERLTDEAKLDRVIPYVAQLLVDKSEQVKIAALRTLTQILAMVQVVSPINAYIFPEYVLPRLEAYLSDSSTKVGPLVRMQYAFCIGTLATTAAKYLDMIQALRAEGSLPTADPETEDDMSSSAQRNQFDSDRRILLEAFEKHTKALLTDQDTSVRRAMLRSVSDLCIFFGSPRANDVVLSHLNTYLNDPDWMLKCAFFEGIVGVAVFVGGASLEGYILPLMVQALTDPEEFVVEKVIRALSSMAELGLFQRSKIWELVDILARLTMHPNLWIREAAVQFISAASKYLSVADAHSILVNLIRPYLKVVPSEFSELRLLESLKTPMSRLLLEMASNWALQAQKGQFWVAVRHQPTFTFGSSEESLPTISGRELDQKVLQRLPKNEEDELWIRKLRNAGMTSEDDFKLVALRDFIWRVSHRRRSDSIATPSTKFNSIVTLKDLNVKAQTVLFDEDVRQVMEQTRKPGAPEEHLPPRTIKDALLDASTTEAGGISDRMPHFENQAGRLIREERGITIPSRSKTSSSEGAFGMESPPSESEARRSSLNITRGPQSPVGSVGSTDISNSLRHRNSALGLLGKGERKASAEIGTTSANAFGKVDGTHVRESSRSRQPHSPLVDRRERSPMRVRFRNAHNYTGNDPTILKFLDSMLLERFPTDEIEFGPRIQPPMRKQPIRFKDTHQSPTATPWRPEGTLVASFGEHTAAVTRILVAPDQSFFISGSDDGTVKIWDTSRVERNITRRSRQTYRLGEDVKVTSLVFVEQTYSFVATGSDGSVHVVRVDCIQSQDGNAKFGRPRLLREYQLPKGDCTVWSEHYNGDNRSVLLLATDTSKIIALDLRTMELLYTLHNPLDHGTPTCFCVDRKAHWLLLGTSHGVLDLWDLRFKLRLRAWVHHGASPIHRLYQVVLPKAKKTRLYIAGGSDQGEITVWDFEKLVCKEVYRTGSCKDIGSKSTTLIDLDDERPGGMLGRFATSVEPTANANADRGVRALAVHTQATDEKGEGKHTFLLTAGPDWKVRYWDTSRAEASMIVNGLEADEARPTYTASQPSPETIVVLERLQQPMNAGNGRESRVSTASRGKVGGKSSRSGAIALQQQTLLKSHVDRILDVAVIEMPYGMVISADRSGGYQFVHVRGGVLRRV; from the exons ATGGGTCAGGGCTTCTCGCTAACTACGCTTTCGGCTGGCTCCGCTAACATTGATGTGCCGGAGCTGGCTGATCTGCAGTATGAGAAATCACTCGGAGCAGCTCGGTTTATGAAAGCCGTCAGAGCCCGGCACAAGGATGGACTTGTCGTCGCTCGCGTCGTTATGAAACCGTATGCTCAGTTCGATTTCCAAAATCATGTTAAACGCCTACTCC ATGAACGCAAGGTGCTAGCAGATGTCCCAAATGCTGTTGCCTATCATCGTGTCATCGAGACCGCAGCTTGTGGTTATCTGGTTCGCCAATATATTCATAGCTCTTTGTATGACCGCTTGAG CACACGCCCGTTTTTAGAAGAGATTGAGAAGAAATGGCTCTCATTCCAGCTCCTCTGTGCTGTGCGAGACTGCCACGCCAGGAACATCTTTCATGGCGATATCAAGACTGAAAACGTCCTGGTCACTTCCTGGAACTGGTTATATCTGGCTGATTTCTCATCCTCGTATAAGCCAGCCCATCTGCCAGAAGACAACCCTGCCGACTTCTCATTCTACTTCGATTTGTCGGGCCGCCGAACCTGTTACTTGGCACCTGAGAGGTTTCTGGCTGCCGGACAGCAACCCGAAGGCGAAGGCGACGTCAACTGGGCCATGGACATCTTTAGTGTTGGCTGTGTCATCGCCGAACTCTTCCTGGAAGCGCCCATCTTCTCTTTGAGTCAACTGTTCAAGTACCGACAGGGGGAATACAACCCTGAGCACTCCCATCTCAGCAAAATTCAGGATCCGAATATACGAGAGCTGATTCTGCACATGATCCAAGTCGATCCAAATTCAAGGATGACCGCCGAGGACTACCTCACTCATTGGAAAGGCAAAGTGTTTCCGACCTACTTCTATGGCTTTCTGCAACAGTACATGTACTCCATCACCGACCCGTCTTCGGGCCGGAAACCTGTTACAACTGGCTCGGAACATTTGGGCGAGCCCGACGAACGCATAGATCAGATTTACAGCGACTACGACAAGATATCCCATTTGCTCTCCAGCGAAGATGGGAAGGAGCTGATAAGACCTGATTTCTCACCCCCAAAGCCGAACGCCAAGCTGTTCCCTCTATTTGTAAACATACCAAACTACCAACATCAGGCCTCCCCCGCAAAGAGCTTGGCAATCGACGACGGTAACCTGGTGTTCCTGACTATTGTTGTGTCTTGTCTCCGTGGTACGGCGAGAGCTTCAGCCCGCATTCGGGGCCTGGAGTTACTTCTGGCCTTCTCAGAGCGATTGACAGACGAAGCAAAGCTCGACAGAGTCATACCCTACGTGGCCCAGTTACTAGTCGATAAGTCGGAACAAGTCAAGATTGCCGCTCTTCGCACATTAACGCAGATACTAGCAATGGTGCAAGTGGTTTCTCCTATTAATGCCTACATCTTCCCAGAGTATGTTTTGCCAAGATTAGAGGCCTATCTTTCAGATTCCTCTACCAAAGTTGGTCCTCTTGTCCGGATGCAGTATGCGTTCTGCATCGGTACGCTGGCAACTACTGCGGCCAAGTATCTCGACATGATTCAGGCACTGCGCGCTGAGGGATCCTTGCCGACTGCAGACCCTGAAACGGAAGACGACATGTCTTCATCAGCACAGCGGAACCAATTCGACTCGGATCGCCGTATCTTGCTTGAAGCTTTTGAAAAGCATACAAAGGCTCTCCTCACTGACCAGGATACATCTGTTCGGCGAGCCATGCTCCGGTCTGTCTCCGATCTGTGCATCTTTTTCGGTAGTCCTAGAGCAAACGATGTTGTGCTTAGTCATCTCAACACGTATCTCAATGATCCAGATTGGATGCTCAAGTGCGCCTTCTTCGAAGGAATCGTTGGTGTCGCTGTGTTTGTCGGAGGAGCCAGTCTGGAAGGATATATTCTACCGCTCATGGTACAAGCGCTTACGGATCCGGAAGAATTCGTAGTAGAAAAGGTCATTCGAGCGCTTTCGTCAATGGCAGAACTGGGTCTCTTTCAACGCTCTAAAATTTGGGAGCTAGTGGATATCCTCGCACGTCTCACGATGCATCCAAATCTCTGGATACGAGAAGCAGCTGTCCAGTTCATCTCGGCAGCGTCCAAGTATCTGTCTGTGGCTGATGCGCACAGCATCTTGGTCAACCTCATTCGACCATACTTGAAGGTGGTGCCGTCCGAGTTTTCTGAACTACGACTTCTCGAATCTCTGAAAACCCCAATGTCGCGATTACTTCTTGAGATGGCCTCTAATTGGGCACTCCAAGCTCAAAAAGGGCAGTTCTGGGTTGCGGTACGACATCAGCCAACATTCACCTTTGGATCATCAGAAGAAAGTCTACCAACAATCTCAGGCCGCGAGTTAGATCAAAAGGTCTTACAGCGTTTACCAAAGAATGAAGAAGATGAGCTATGGATACGAAAACTTCGTAATGCAGGCATGACCTCAGAAGATGATTTCAAACTTGTTGCACTGAGAGACTTTATCTGGAGAGTAAGCCACCGTCGACGTTCGGATAGTATCGCAACGCCGTCCACAAAGTTCAATAGCATTGTGACGCTAAAAGATCTCAATGTCAAAGCACAGACTGTGTTGTTTGACGAAGACGTCCGTCAAGTCATGGAACAAACAAGAAAACCGGGCGCACCAGAAGAACATTTGCCACCTCGAACTATCAAAGACGCTTTGCTGGATGCTTCAACTACTGAAGCTGGGGGAATATCTGATCGTATGCCACATTTCGAGAACCAAGCTGGACGGCTGATCCGCGAAGAAAGGGGCATTACTATTCCCTCTCGGTCGAAAACGTCATCTTCTGAAGGGGCCTTTGGAATGGAATCACCACCTTCCGAATCTGAAGCGAGAAGAAGTTCTCTCAACATCACCAGAGGGCCTCAATCTCCAGTAGGGTCAGTTGGTTCGACTGATATCTCAAATAGTCTTCGACATAGAAACAGCGCACTAGGACTGCTCGGCAAAGGCGAGAGAAAGGCCTCGGCTGAGATTGGTACAACATCTGCAAATGCTTTTGGAAAGGTCGATGGTACCCATGTGCGTGAGTCTTCTCGGTCACGACAACCGCATTCACCTCTTGTTGATCGGCGTGAGCGAAGCCCTATGCGGGTCCGCTTCCGAAACGCACACAACTACACTGGCAACGACCCAACGATACTCAAGTTTCTGGACTCCATGCTTCTCGAACGCTTTCCAACAGATGAGATTGAGTTTGGTCCACGCATACAACCTCCTATGCGAAAACAACCTATCCGATTCAAGGACACCCACCAATCACCTACAGCAACTCCTTGGAGGCCAGAGGGTACGCTCGTAGCAAGTTTTGGAGAGCACACGGCCGCAGTAACCAGGATTCTGGTCGCTCCAGACCAAAGCTTTTTCATCAGTGGTTCAGATGATGGCACCGTAAAGATATGGGATACATCACGGGTCGAGCGGAACATTACCCGACGATCCCGTCAGACCTACCGGCTCGGAGAGGACGTCAAAGTCACAAGTCTAGTCTTTGTAGAACAAACCTACTCATTCGTTGCAACCGGCAGTGACGGGAGCGTCCATGTAGTACGAGTCGACTGCATCCAAAGCCAAGACGGTAATGCCAAATTCGGCCGACCCAGACTCCTCCGCGAATACCAACTACCAAAAGGCGACTGTACAGTATGGTCCGAGCACTACAACGGGGATAACAGATCCGTACTACTACTAGCCACCGATACTTCCAAGATCATCGCCTTGGATCTACGAACCATGGAACTCCTCTACACTCTCCACAACCCCCTCGACCACGGCACCCCAACCTGCTTCTGTGTCGACCGAAAAGCCCACTGGCTTCTCCTTGGAACCTCACACGGCGTCCTCGACCTCTGGGACTTGCGCTTTAAACTGCGCCTCAGAGCCTGGGTCCACCATGGCGCATCTCCCATTCACCGCCTGTACCAGGTAGTCCTCCCGAAGGCCAAGAAAACTCGTCTCTACATCGCTGGCGGCAGCGACCAGGGCGAAATCACGGTCTGGGATTTCGAAAAACTCGTCTGCAAAGAAGTTTACCGCACGGGTTCATGCAAGGACATAGGAAGTAAGAGTACCACGCTAATCGACCTCGATGATGAGAGACCAGGCGGCATGCTTGGTCGCTTTGCCACAAGCGTCGAGCCAACTGCAAACGCCAACGCAGACCGCGGTGTCCGCGCCCTCGCTGTACACACGCAAGCTACAGACGAAAAAGGCGAGGGTAAACACACCTTCCTACTCACCGCAGGCCCCGATTGGAAAGTCAGGTACTGGGACACCAGCCGTGCAGAAGCATCTATGATTGTAAATGGCCTGGAAGCAGACGAAGCAAGGCCAACGTATACGGCGTCCCAGCCTAGTCCCGAAACAATTGTCGTGTTGGAGCGGTTGCAGCAGCCGATGAATGCGGGAAATGGAAGGGAGAGTAGGGTTAGTACGGCGAGTAGGGGCAAGGTGGGCGGGAAGAGTTCGAGGTCGGGGGCTATTGCTTTGCAGCAGCAGACGCTGTTGAAGAGTCATGTGGATCGCATATTGGATGTTGCCGTGATTGAGATGCCTTACGGTATGGTTATTTCTGCGGATCGGTCGGGGGGTTATCAATTTGTTCATGTGAGAGGTGGGGTACTACGAAGAGTCTAG